The window GCCCAGGCTGACGGGGCCCCGCTCGCGCTGCGGTGAGACGTCCATGCGCTCGAAACCGCGAAGCACGGCGCGGGCCTGGGAAAGGATGCGCTCGCCCCAAGGCGTTGGACGGCTGCCGCGGCTGGACCGCTCGAAAAGGCGGCCACCGAGCAACTGCTCCGCTTCGGCCAACAGGCGCGACACCGCAGGCTGTGCCAACGCCAAGGTCGCCGCGGCCCGATGCACCGACTTGCCGTCGGCGATCGCGACGATGGCCACCAGATGCCGGCGCTGGATGGCGCGCTGTGTATCCCGCTTGCTTTGAACCATAAGGGTTTTGATATTACTGGATGCCTTGAACATATCGTTTACGGAATCAGGTGAGGCTGTTACCTTGCAGGGCACATCCACTTTGCCCGGTACTTTCCATGCCACGCATTTCCGTTACCAAGCTCGCGCCTGCGCTCGGCGCCGAGGTGTCCGGCATCGACCTGCACCTGCCCATCGACGAAGAAACGCTCTCCGCGCTGAAGGACGCCTGGGCCTCGCACCTGGTGCTGCGCTTTCGCGGTCAGGCGCTCACCGACCCGCAACTGCTCGCCTTCAGCCGCCTGCTCGGTCCGCTCGACCCCCCCGGCCCCAATCCCTACGGCAAGCCCTTCCTCGAGGATTTCCCCGAGATCAACGTCATCTCCAACGTGAAGGTCGGTGGCGCGCCCATCGGCAACCTTGGCGACGGCGAAGCCGTCTGGCATTGCGACATGACCTATGTGGAGGCGCCTCCTCGGGCGGCACTCCTGCACGCGCTGGAGATCCCGTCGAGCGGCGGCGACACCTTCTGGTCGAACATGTACACGGCCTTCGAGACCCTGCCCGACGCGATGAAGAAGCGCATTGCCGGACTGCGCGCGATCCACGATGCCACCTACAACAGCGCCGGCGTCATGCGCAAGGGCATGAGCGAGGTGACCGATCCGCGCAAGGCTCCGGGCGCACAGCACCCGCTCGTCATCAAGCACCCTGACACCGGCCGGGCCGCACTCTACCTGGGCCGTCGTCGCAACAGCTACGTGCTCGGCCTTGAACTGGAAGAGAGCGAGGCGCTTCTCGACGAACTCTGGGCGCACGCATCGCGCCCCGAGTTCACCTTCAGGCAGGTATGGCAGCAGCACGACCTGATCCTCTGGGACAACCGCTGCACGCTGCACCGCCGCGATGCCTTCGACCCGGCGGCGCGCCGCGTGATGCATCGCACCCAGATCAAAGGCACGCCCGTTGCGCCGGCCTTCGAGGCGGCTTGAATGGACTCGCTCAACCTGCCCATCCGCAGCGTCGAGGTCTTCGGCGTCGCCGTGCCGCTGGTCGGCCCCGGCTTCCGCAATGCGTATATCGTCAAGAAGGCGCAGAAGAGCGCAATTGTCCGACTCGTCGCGCAAGACGGCAGCGTCGGCCTCGGCAACATCGATCCCTCACCCGGCTACTCGGTCGAGACCAGCGGCGCCGAGTTCCTGGCTTATGCGAAGGCCAATCCCGGCAAGGTCAACTATGGTTCGGGCGGTGTCGGGAGCGCGGGCCATGTGCCGATGGCGGTCGTGGCGTCGATGATCGGCCTGAAGATGCAGCACGTGCCCTACAAGGGTTCTGGCCCGGCCATTGTCGACCTGATGTCGGGGCAGATCCACGCGATGCTGCTCACCATCCCGGCCGTGATGCCTTTCATACAGCAAGGCAGCCTGCGCGCACTGGCAACCTCGGGCGCGCGGCGCTCGCCGGCGCTGCCTGACCTGCCGACGATGGAAGAGGTCGGTGTCAAGGGATTCGAGTACGAGCCGTGGTACGGCTACTTCGTGCCAGCCGGAACGCCGCCCGCCATCCAGAAGAAGTTGCACGACGCGGTCGACAAGGCCCTGCAGGACCCGGCCATCGTCTCGAAGCTGCGTGAGCAGGGCCTGGAGGTGAAGCGCATGTCGCAACAACAGTTCGTCGACATCGTGGTGCGCGATACGGCGGCCTGGAGTGCAAAGATCAAGGCACTGGGGCTGCGCGCCGACTAGAAAAGATGTCGGGAGCGGCGCAGGGCGAGCGCCCTTCAAATGAAGATGCTGCGCTACTCGCCGTCCGACAAGCGAATGCCCTTGAGCAGCTGCCGCATCGACTCACTCACTTCTTCCTTGCTCGGCTGTGCCGGGCGTCCGTTGGCAATCAACCTCTCGACGAGCGCAAGCATGGCCTGTCCGTCGAAGGGCTTGACCAGAAAGGCGTCGTAGTCCCCGAAGGTGCGCCTGACGATGTCCTCGTCGGTGCCGCTCATGATCACGAAAGGGATGTTGCACAAGGATGAAGAGCGGCGCACGGCCTCGCCCAACTCGCCCCCGTTCATGATGGGCATCATGAAGTCCGAAAGGATCAGCGACGGCGGCTCGTCCTGCAGCAGTTCAAGCGCGGCCTTTCCGTTCGATGCCGAGGCCACGCGGTAGCCCTCGGCAATGAGCAAAAGCTGCAGTATCTCTGCGTGGCCGTATTCATCCTCGACGATCAGAATCAGCTTCATGGAGCGACCCTTCACTCGAGCGCCCGAGGCGGGCTGGTGTCCAGCAAGGACAGATGCACGTCGACCGAGCCACGGCTGGCTTGCGTGCCACGCACCTTCGAGATGAAGACGGTGCGCCCTTGGGCATGTTTCTCCCCGGGAGGCGGCTCGAAGGCGAAGGCATTGTCGAACCAGCCGACCACGCCGTCGGCCAGCGGTGTGTTGGCAGCCGTGGCAAGCGCTGCCGGGTCGATGGTGAAAAGCGAGGTGGTTTCCCGCTGCTTCAGCTCCATCAAGAGGCGGCCGAGAAAACGGTAGCCACGCTCCTGGAACGCCAGGGTGTCGGCCAGGCCTGCCAGCCCATCGACGACCACGCGCCGAACCTTCAGCTCGTCGACGAGCCGAAGCAGCTTGTGTCCCATCTCGTCCATTGATTCGTCCTCGTGCCCAAAATGTTCGATCGTCAGAGCGCCGGAGTCGACCGCCTCCCCCACCGCGAGGCCCAGCTCTGCGCCCATGCGACGCAGATCGCCCGGGAGCTCAGTGCAGGACAGCAGCAAGCCCGGGGACGCGGAGGTGGATGCTGCTGCGAATGCGAGGGCGAACGTCGTCTTGCCGGCCCCACTATGGCCGACAACCACGGAGCTGCTGCCCGAAAGAAGCCCGCCGGCTCGTAGGATCGTGTCGAGGGCTGGCAATCCCGTCGAAGTGGCCTCGCTTCCAAGCTTTGCCTGGGCATCTCCCATGGGCAGGCTCTCGAGCCTCGGGAAGAACTGCAATCCGCGCGAAGTGATGCAGAACGTGTGCTTGCCCCGGATGATCTGGCTGCCGCGGAACTTGCGGACCTGGAGGCGGCGCTCTGCACGCCAGTGAAACCCGTGGTCCTCGAAAGAGAGGATGCCGTCGACCATCGTCTGCTCGGCGCTCAGCACGCTGCCGTTGCCGCTCGTGAGCACCAGGCAGGTGCAGGACATCGTGCTCACGAGGCTCTGCAGCCCGTGGACGAACTGGCGCACGGAGTCATCGGCCCCGGAACCTTCGCCTCCGGCCACCAGGCCGTCGATGACCAGCAGACCAGGGCGGTGGCGTACGAGTTCGCCACGCAACAATTCGATCACTGCCTTCAGGCCGCCGGTCTCGAGCTCGCGGTAGCCGCTCACATAAAAGACTCTGGCGTTGACCTCCCGATGGTTGAAGAAGGTCTGCTGCTCCATGTGTTGCACCATGCGCGCATGCGATTCCGCGAGCATGGTCACATACAAGGTACGCGAGTCTCGTCCTGCGAGCGTGTACGCGATCTGGTTCGCCAGGGTCGTCTTGCCCACCCCCGGCGGTCCTTCGAAGATGTACACGCCGCCTTCGAACAGCCCGCCATTGAGAATCTCGTCCAGACCCTGGATAGCGGTAGGCAGTCTTTTCATCATCAGAAGCGATCGTGGTCGAAGTCCGGCCCGATTCTAGGCCGCTGACCAGGGCGCATGGAGCTCAGCCGCTGCGCTGTGACGAGGCCTGCGTCCCGGCAGCCCGGGCCTTCCCCATCAGCACGAGCGCGATCCCCCCGAGAATGGCGATCGAGCAGAACATCAACCGCGTCGTGATCGCCTCGGACAGGAAGATCACCCCGGCAAACGCCGCGATCGGCGGCACCGACAACTGCACCGTGGCCGCCCGCATCGCCGAAAGTCCCGGCAGGGCCGCGTACCAGATCACGTAGCCGATGCCCGAGGTCAGCGCGCCCGAGGCCACCGCCAGCGCGATGCCGGCCGCATCGGCATGCGCCCTGCCGGCAAGCAGCAGGCTCAGCGCCAGCGCCATCGGCGCCGCCCGCGCGAAGTTGCGCGCCGTCGCGGCCAGCGGGTCGGCCACGCCGCGCCCGCGCAGCGAATACACGCCCCAGGCCACGCCCGCGACCGCCATCAGCGACGCGCCCAGCGCCGGCGGCGCGCTCACGCCTGGGGAGACCAGGTAGACCAGGCCGGCAACCGCCAGCACGAAGCCCGACCACGCGACCGGCCCGAACATCTCGCCCGCGCGCAGGCCGGCGCCGAGCATCGTCAGCTGCACCGCGCCGAACAGGATCAGCGCCCCCGTGCCGGCCGGCAGGCTGAGGTAGGCGAAGGAAAAGAAGGCGACATACGCGAACAGCATCGCGGCCGCCAGCCAGTCCGCGCGCCCGGCCGCGTCGGGTCGAGCGCGCAGGCGCACCACCAGCGCGAGCGTCAGCGCGCCCGCCACCAACCGGATGCTGCCGAAACTCGCCGCGTCGATGCCCCCTTGCTGCAGCGCCATGCGGCACAGCAGCGAATTGGCCGCGAAGGCGAGCATCGCGGCCACGGTGAGCAGGATGACCCGCAGGCCGGGCCGGCCTGCGAGCGGCTCAGGCATGCACGGCCACCAGCACCGCCGCACCGGCGAGCAGCGCAAAGCCCAGCGGCGCGCTGATGCGCCGGCCCCACGGCAGGTTCTTCTCGGCCGCCATCAGCGCAGCCAGCAGCAGCATCCAGCCCAGGCTGCCGGTGCCCAGCGCGAACATCAGCAGCATCAGCGCCCAGCAGCAGCCCACGCAGAACACGCCGTGCTGCGCGCCCAGCGCGAAGGCCTGGCGCGCCGGGGCCGGCCCGCGCCAGTGCTCGATGACGAAGCCCAGCGGCGTGCGGCATTTGTCCAGGCACTGGTGCTTGAGCCGGCTGAACTGGAAGGCGCCGGCCAGCCCGAGGGTTGCGGCGCCGATGAGCCAGCCGTGCCAGGCCAGCGTCGGCGAGCGTGCGAGCAACGCGAGGATCAGCTCGTGCAGCCCGTGGGCCAGCAGCCCGAACACGCCCCACACTGCCATGTAGCCGAGGCCGAGCAGCGCCAGCAGCCGCCCATGGTCCGGCCGCCGTGCCGTCATGCGGTCGAATACGTCGAACAGGGGCAGGGTGGTGGGCAGCATCATGGCCGCGGTCATGAGGACCCAGGCCAGGGCGTAAAGCAGCGCCGGCACCAGCAGCTCCCCGCCGGGAAGGGCACGGCAGAGAAAAGCCGCGGGGCCCGACGCCACCCAGTCGCCATGCTCCAGGTAGCGGCCGTAGGGGCTGCGTGCCCAGGCCCACAGCGCCAGCCAGGCCAGCCCGACGAGCGCCACGAACAACAGAAGGAACACCCGCCGATGGCGCGTGCCGCCGTGGCGCGGCGGGGCAGGCCGCGCGGTGCCCCCAGGGGCATGCATCGCATCACCGCTTCAGGCGTCGAAGACAAAGGTGCTTTGCAGCGCGTTGTGATTCTTGATGTCCAGGTCGATGCCTAAAGCGGCATTCTTCGAGCGATACACCGGCGCCTTGCCGACGAAGACCGGCGCGCCCGGCACGGTGGAGAACACGGTGTCCGACAGCACCGTCTGCCCGCCGGTTGCGCCGCGGTAGGGCTCGAGCTCGGCGTAGTAGTTGGTACCGATCTTGAGGGTGCCCTTGCCCTCGTTCACATGGAAGCCGATGGGCGCCCGCTCCACCGACACCACCGTGCCGATCAGTTGGGCCAGGTCGGCGATCGGCCCGCCGGCCTTTCCGGTGTAGACCTTGAGCAGCGCTTCTTCCTGCGCCTTGGAGGCGTTGTCGTCCACGTAGATCGCGGCGGTCCAGTTGCCTTGGAGGATGTTGCCGGGCACGTGCGCCACCGCCGCGATGGTGTTGCCACCGACGTCGACGCCATCGATCGTTCCGGTGTCGATGCGCCAGGCGACGATGGTGTCGCAGGTGCCGTTGTCCGGGTCCTCGCCGATCCAGCAGGGGCACAGCACGTTGCAGTTGCAGACCTCGAGCAGGCGACCTTCCAGGTGATAGCTCATGCCAACCTCCGTTGAAGCTTCACTGACAGGGACCTTGTCGCCGCGAATGGCGGCAAGAGGGAAGCCGATGCTACGCGCCGCGGACGGACGCGTCCATGTGCCAAATGGCCAGGTCTTCAGCGCCTGTCGAGCAGGCGCCTGAGCAGGTCCTCGAGCTGGTCGGCGTCCACCGGCTTGGTCAGGTGCGCGAAAAAGCCTGCATCGAAGCTCAGCTGGCGGTCGCGCTCCTGTCCGTAGCCGGTGATCGCGATCAACGGCGGCGGGTTCGCGACCTCGGCGCGCACCCGCTCGGCCACCTGCAGCCCGCTCAGCCCGGGCAGCCCGATGTCGAGCAGCACCAGGTCGGGCGCCAGCCGCTTGATGGCGTCCAGCGCCGTCGGGCCATCGTGCCGTACCGAGGCGCGGCAGCCCAGCAGCTCCATCAGCTCGGCCATGGTGTCGGCCGAATCCCGGTTGTCGTCCACCACCAGCACCATCGGACGGCCATCGACCGGGGCGCCGTCCGCCGGCTCCCGGGCGACGATGACCGGCGGCGCCGACAACGGCAGCCGCACCACGAATTCGCTTCCTCCGCCCGGCACGCCCCTGCTGTAGGCGGCCACGTCCCCGCCCTGCAGGGTCACCAGCTGCTGGACCAGGCTCAGCCCGAGTCCCAGCCCGCCCTGCTGTCGGGCGACGTCCTGCTCGCCCTGCTCGAACAGGTTGAAGATGCGCGCGATGTCCTGCTCCGGGATGCCCGGGCCGTCGTCGCGCACGGCGAGCACCGCCAGCCCGCCCTCGCGGCCGGCGCGGACCTGCACATGGCCGCCGGCGGGCGTGAACTTGATGGCGTTGCCCAGCAGGTTGCACAGCACCTGGATCAGGCGGGCGCGATCGCCGGTGACCCACAGCGGCGCCTCGTCCACCTCGGGCCGCACCTCCTGGGACTTGGCCTCGGCGGCGGGCGCCGTCGCCTCCATCGCCTCCGCCACCACCTCCTTCAGATCGACCGGCTTCGCTTCCAGCCGGATCTTTCCGCTGGTGATGCGGCCGATGTCGAGCAGATCGTCCACCAGCCGCACCATCTGCTTGAGCTGGCGTGCGATCGTGTCGTGCGCCAGGCGCAAGGTGCGGCTCTCCAGCTTCTCGCGCGACATCAGCGCCAGCGCGTTCGAGATCGGCGCCAGCGGGTTGCGCAGCTCGTGGCCCAGCATGGCCAGGAAGGTGCTGATGCGCCGGCCCTCGTCTTCCAGCGAACTGACGCGGCGCTGCTCGGTGAGGTCG is drawn from Variovorax sp. PBS-H4 and contains these coding sequences:
- a CDS encoding DUF1326 domain-containing protein, with product MSYHLEGRLLEVCNCNVLCPCWIGEDPDNGTCDTIVAWRIDTGTIDGVDVGGNTIAAVAHVPGNILQGNWTAAIYVDDNASKAQEEALLKVYTGKAGGPIADLAQLIGTVVSVERAPIGFHVNEGKGTLKIGTNYYAELEPYRGATGGQTVLSDTVFSTVPGAPVFVGKAPVYRSKNAALGIDLDIKNHNALQSTFVFDA
- a CDS encoding RAD55 family ATPase, whose protein sequence is MMKRLPTAIQGLDEILNGGLFEGGVYIFEGPPGVGKTTLANQIAYTLAGRDSRTLYVTMLAESHARMVQHMEQQTFFNHREVNARVFYVSGYRELETGGLKAVIELLRGELVRHRPGLLVIDGLVAGGEGSGADDSVRQFVHGLQSLVSTMSCTCLVLTSGNGSVLSAEQTMVDGILSFEDHGFHWRAERRLQVRKFRGSQIIRGKHTFCITSRGLQFFPRLESLPMGDAQAKLGSEATSTGLPALDTILRAGGLLSGSSSVVVGHSGAGKTTFALAFAAASTSASPGLLLSCTELPGDLRRMGAELGLAVGEAVDSGALTIEHFGHEDESMDEMGHKLLRLVDELKVRRVVVDGLAGLADTLAFQERGYRFLGRLLMELKQRETTSLFTIDPAALATAANTPLADGVVGWFDNAFAFEPPPGEKHAQGRTVFISKVRGTQASRGSVDVHLSLLDTSPPRALE
- a CDS encoding DMT family transporter, which produces MPEPLAGRPGLRVILLTVAAMLAFAANSLLCRMALQQGGIDAASFGSIRLVAGALTLALVVRLRARPDAAGRADWLAAAMLFAYVAFFSFAYLSLPAGTGALILFGAVQLTMLGAGLRAGEMFGPVAWSGFVLAVAGLVYLVSPGVSAPPALGASLMAVAGVAWGVYSLRGRGVADPLAATARNFARAAPMALALSLLLAGRAHADAAGIALAVASGALTSGIGYVIWYAALPGLSAMRAATVQLSVPPIAAFAGVIFLSEAITTRLMFCSIAILGGIALVLMGKARAAGTQASSQRSG
- a CDS encoding DUF2182 domain-containing protein — translated: MHAPGGTARPAPPRHGGTRHRRVFLLLFVALVGLAWLALWAWARSPYGRYLEHGDWVASGPAAFLCRALPGGELLVPALLYALAWVLMTAAMMLPTTLPLFDVFDRMTARRPDHGRLLALLGLGYMAVWGVFGLLAHGLHELILALLARSPTLAWHGWLIGAATLGLAGAFQFSRLKHQCLDKCRTPLGFVIEHWRGPAPARQAFALGAQHGVFCVGCCWALMLLMFALGTGSLGWMLLLAALMAAEKNLPWGRRISAPLGFALLAGAAVLVAVHA
- a CDS encoding Bug family tripartite tricarboxylate transporter substrate binding protein, with translation MDSLNLPIRSVEVFGVAVPLVGPGFRNAYIVKKAQKSAIVRLVAQDGSVGLGNIDPSPGYSVETSGAEFLAYAKANPGKVNYGSGGVGSAGHVPMAVVASMIGLKMQHVPYKGSGPAIVDLMSGQIHAMLLTIPAVMPFIQQGSLRALATSGARRSPALPDLPTMEEVGVKGFEYEPWYGYFVPAGTPPAIQKKLHDAVDKALQDPAIVSKLREQGLEVKRMSQQQFVDIVVRDTAAWSAKIKALGLRAD
- a CDS encoding PAS domain-containing hybrid sensor histidine kinase/response regulator, translated to MADAHEVPLPPAAPPPALTEPGDADFRLMVDAVGDYAIFLLDPSGAIRSWNTGARKIKGYEAHEVIGRHFSLFYPPEQLQRGWPDYELRVARETGRFEDEGWRVRKDGTRFWANVVITRLIDADGTFRGFSKITRDITERRREEEQLRMSEERFRLLVEGVKDYAIFMLDATGHVVSWNVGARRFKGYEAHEIIGRHFSTFYPPEAQATGWPDEELRIARRDGRFQDEGWRVRKDGSRFWAGVVITAVHDESGTLRGFAKLTRDLTEQRRVSSLEDEGRRISTFLAMLGHELRNPLAPISNALALMSREKLESRTLRLAHDTIARQLKQMVRLVDDLLDIGRITSGKIRLEAKPVDLKEVVAEAMEATAPAAEAKSQEVRPEVDEAPLWVTGDRARLIQVLCNLLGNAIKFTPAGGHVQVRAGREGGLAVLAVRDDGPGIPEQDIARIFNLFEQGEQDVARQQGGLGLGLSLVQQLVTLQGGDVAAYSRGVPGGGSEFVVRLPLSAPPVIVAREPADGAPVDGRPMVLVVDDNRDSADTMAELMELLGCRASVRHDGPTALDAIKRLAPDLVLLDIGLPGLSGLQVAERVRAEVANPPPLIAITGYGQERDRQLSFDAGFFAHLTKPVDADQLEDLLRRLLDRR
- a CDS encoding TauD/TfdA dioxygenase family protein encodes the protein MPRISVTKLAPALGAEVSGIDLHLPIDEETLSALKDAWASHLVLRFRGQALTDPQLLAFSRLLGPLDPPGPNPYGKPFLEDFPEINVISNVKVGGAPIGNLGDGEAVWHCDMTYVEAPPRAALLHALEIPSSGGDTFWSNMYTAFETLPDAMKKRIAGLRAIHDATYNSAGVMRKGMSEVTDPRKAPGAQHPLVIKHPDTGRAALYLGRRRNSYVLGLELEESEALLDELWAHASRPEFTFRQVWQQHDLILWDNRCTLHRRDAFDPAARRVMHRTQIKGTPVAPAFEAA
- a CDS encoding response regulator, which codes for MKLILIVEDEYGHAEILQLLLIAEGYRVASASNGKAALELLQDEPPSLILSDFMMPIMNGGELGEAVRRSSSLCNIPFVIMSGTDEDIVRRTFGDYDAFLVKPFDGQAMLALVERLIANGRPAQPSKEEVSESMRQLLKGIRLSDGE